A genome region from Melospiza melodia melodia isolate bMelMel2 chromosome 28, bMelMel2.pri, whole genome shotgun sequence includes the following:
- the CSDE1 gene encoding cold shock domain-containing protein E1, giving the protein MSFDPNLLHNNGHNGYPNGTSAALRETGVIEKLLTSYGFIQCSERQARLFFHCSQYNGNLQELKVGDDVEFEVSSDRRTGKPIAIKLVKIKPEILPEERINGQVVCAVPHNLESKSPAAPGQSPTGSVCYERNGEVFYLTYTPEDVEGNVQLETGDKINFIIDTNKHTGAVSARNIMLLKKKQARCQGVVCAMKEAFGFIERGDVVKEIFFHYSEFKGDLETLQPGDDVEFTIKDRNGKEVATDVRLLPQGTVIFEDISIEHFEGTVTKVIPKVPSKNQSDPLPGRIKVDFVIPKELPFGDKDTKSKVTLLESDHVRFNISTDRRDKLERATNIEVLPNTFQFTNETREMGVIAAMRDGFGFIKCVDRDARMFFHFSEIMDGNQLHISDEVEFTVVPDMLSAQRNHAIRIKKLPKGTVSFHTQSEHRFVGTIDKEATPAKATSPNKGKEKEAEDGIIVYDDCGVKLTIPYQAKDVEGSTNPQIGDKVEFCVCEVKRTGLQTAVSVRMLGRNYSSKRLLGYVAALKDNFGFIETANHDKEIFFHYSEYCGDIDSLELGDTVEYSLSKGKGNKVSAEKVNKTHAVNGITEEADPTVYSGKVIRPLRSVDPTQTEYQGMIEVMEDGEMKGEVYPFGIVGMANKGDCLQKGETVKFQLCVLGQNAQTMAVNITPFRRATVECVKDQFGFINYEVGDSKKLFFHVKEVQDGVELQAGDEVEFSVILNQRTGKCSACNVWRVCEGAKAVAAPRPDRLVNRLKSINLDDANAPRLTVLRQPRGPDNSKGFGAERKIRQAGVID; this is encoded by the exons ATGAGCTTTGATCCAAACCTGCTCCACAACAATGGACACAACGGGTACCCCAATGGTACTTCGGCAGCGCTGCGCGAGACCGGGGTCATCGAGAAGCTGCTGACCTCGTACGGCTTCATCCAGTGCTCGGAGCGGCAGGCCCGGCTCTTCTTCCACTGCTCCCAGTACAACGGCAACCTGCAGGAGCTCAAAGTAGGAG ACGATGTTGAGTTTGAAGTGTCTTCTGACCGCCGAACTGGAAAACCCATTGCTATTAAATTGGTGAAGATAAAGCCAGAAATATTACCTGAAGAACGAATAAACGGACAA gttgtgtgtgctgttcctcacaATTTAGAGAGTAAATCTCCAGCTGCCCCGGGTCAAAGTCCAACAGGGAGTGTTTGCTACGAACGTAATGGG GAAGTATTTTACCTGACTTACACCCCAGAGGATGTTGAAGGAAATGTACAGCTGGAAACAGGAGATAAAATAAACTTTATAATTGATACAAATAAACA tACTGGTGCTGTAAGTGCTCGTAACATTATgctattaaaaaagaaacaagCCCGCTGTCAAGGAGTAGTCTGTGCCATGAAA GAAGCCTTTGGATTTATTGAGAGAGGTGATGTCGTGAAGGAGATATTCTTTCATTATAGTGAATTTAAAGGTGACCTAGAAACCTTACAGCCTGGTGATGATGTGGAGTTTACAATCAAAGACAGAAAT GGTAAAGAAGTTGCAACAGATGTTAGACTGCTGCCTCAAGGAACTGTCATTTTTGAAGATATCAGCATTGAACATTTTGAAGGAACTGTAACCAAAGTAATTCCAAAAGTACCCAGCAAAAACCAG AGTGATCCATTACCCGGCCGCATCAAAGTGGACTTTGTGATTCCTAAGGAGCTTCCCTTTGGGGACAAGGACACAAAATCCAAGGTGACCTTGCTGGAGAGCGACCACGTGCGGTTCAACATTTCCACGGACAGGCGCGACAAACTGGAGCGAGCCACCAACATTGAGGTTCTCCCCAACACTTTCCAGTTTACTAATGAAACCAGAGAAATG GGTGTGATTGCAGCAATGAGGGATGGCTTTGGCTTCATTAAATGTGTGGACAGGGATGCTCGGATGTTCTTCCACTTCAGTGAGATCATGGATGGAAATCAGCTCCATATTTCTGATGAAGTAGAGTTCACCGTCGTTCCT GATATGCTGTCTGCCCAAAGGAACCATGCCATAAGGATCAAAAAGCTCCCCAAGGGCACGGTTTCCTTCCACACCCAGTCAGAGCATCGCTTTGTGGGCACTATAGACAAAGAAGCCACTCCAGCCAAAGCCACTAGCCCAAATAAAGGCAAAGAGAAG GAAGCTGAAGATGGAATAATTGTGTATGATGACTGTGGAGTAAAACTGACCATTCCTTACCAGGCCAAGGATGTGGAAGGATCTACTAATCCCCAGATAGGAGATAAG GTTGAGTTCTGTGTGTGTGAGGTGAAGAGGACCGGGCTGCAGACGGCTGTTTCTGTCAGGATGCTGGGACGCAACTACAGCTCCAAGAGGCTCCTGGGCTATGTGGCAGCCCTGAAAGATAACTTTGGGTTTATTGAAACAGCCAATCATGATAAGGAGATCTTCTTCCACTACAG TGAATATTGTGGTGATATCGATAGCCTGGAACTTGGAGACACTGTGGAATACAGCTTGTCAAAAGGCAAAGGAAACAAAGTTAGTGCAGAGAAAGTAAACAAAACACATGCAG TGAATGGTATCACTGAAGAAGCTGATCCAACTGTTTACTCTGGTAAAGTAATTCGTCCCTTGAGGAGTGTAGATCCCACACAGACAGAGTACCAGGGCATGATTGAAGTCATGGAGGATG GTGAAATGAAAGGAGAGGTCTATCCCTTTGGAATTGTTGGCATGGCAAACAAAGGTGACTGTCTGCAGAAGGGGGAGACAGTAAAgttccagctgtgtgtgctgggtcAGAACGCGCAGACCATGGCTGTGAACATCACCCCCTTCCGCAGGGCCACCGTGGAGTGCGTCAAGGACCAG TTTGGTTTCATTAACTATGAAGTTGGTGACAGCAAAAAGCTCTTCTTCCATGTCAAAGAAGTCCAGGATGGTGTGGAgctccaggctggggatgaagtgGAGTTCTCCGTAATCCTGAACCAGCGCACAGGAAAATGCAGTGCCTGTAACGTGTGGCGTGTCTG CGAAGGCGCCAAGGCCGTGGCTGCTCCGCGCCCCGATAGACTCGTGAACCGCCTAAAGAGCATCAACCTGGACGATGCCAACGCCCCGCGGCTCACGGTGCTGCGCCAGCCCCGGGGCCCCGACAACTCAAAG GGATTTGGTGCAGAGAGAAAGATCCGCCAGGCTGGTGTTATAGACTGA